One Salvia splendens isolate huo1 chromosome 12, SspV2, whole genome shotgun sequence genomic window carries:
- the LOC121757757 gene encoding secreted RxLR effector protein 161-like has product MKLIPYSNIVGSLMYMMICTRPNIAHAISTTSRYMTEYGKQHWSALKWTMRYLKVADKLRILFTRGNRDEKEPLMGFCDSDDAANLDTRRSQTGYIFTLYGSTVCWKSSLQNVVALSTTEAEYMALTSAVKESKWLMGLISDFGVKQDRVSIHCDNNGAICLARHQMFHERSKHIDVRLHFIRDEVESGRICELDCSEVIGVLAKVVIVENVAEQHQCVCMGCMELNVDYTTSKQGVQKVVELLAVS; this is encoded by the exons ATGAAGCTGATCCCTTACTCTAACATAGTAGGGAGCCTGATGTACATGATGATTTGCACAAGGCCAAACATAGCTCATGCCATAAGCACCACAAGTAGATACATGACAGAATATGGAAAGCAACACTGGAGTGCTTTGAAATGGACCATGAGGTATTTGAAAGTTGCTGATAAGCTGAGAATATTGTTTACAAGAGGAAATAGAGATGAGAAAGAGCCATTGATGGGATTTTGTGACTCAGATGATGCAGCAAACTTGGACACAAGGAGATCCCAAACTGGTTACATTTTTACTTTATATGGTTCAACAGTTTGTTGGAAGTCGAGCTTACAAAATGTGGTAGCTTTGTCAACCACAGAAGCTGAGTATATGGCCCTCACTTCAGCTGTAAAAGAGAGCAAATGGCTGATGGGACTAATATCTGATTTTGGAGTGAAGCAAGACAGAGTTTCAATACATTGTGACAACAATGGAGCCATCTGCTTAGCCAGACATCAGATGTTCCATGAACGCAGCAAACACATAGATGTAAGGCTTCATTTTATCAGGGATGAAGTGGAAAGTGGAAGG ATTTGTGAACTTGATTGCAGTGAAGTCATTGGTGTGCTAGCCAAGGTGGTGATTGTTGAGAATGTGGCTGAGCAACATCAATGCGTGTGCATGGGATGCATGGAGCTTAATGTGGACTACACAACATCAAAGCAAGGAGTTCAAAAAGTGGTTGAGCTACTGGccgttagttag